In the Paramormyrops kingsleyae isolate MSU_618 chromosome 6, PKINGS_0.4, whole genome shotgun sequence genome, one interval contains:
- the rcc2 gene encoding protein RCC2 homolog, which translates to MPRKKVTDVSGNGGVKRKRGGGRKKDKDFSSDDEFYDFEQENTKKAGKPAPKCGLQPVTVADDVKEKIKLEGSKVKGQLLVFGATNWDLIGRKEVPKQQVAYRNLGQNLWGPHRYGCLSSVQVSFVVSGPCAAHSLLITAEGKLWSWGRNEKGQLGHGDTKRIEAPKLVEALGEEVIVAAACGRNHTLALTENGAVYSFGENKLGQLGHGNQTDAVPTPATIQYNGQPLVKVACGAEFSMVVDCKGNLYSFGCPEYGQLGHNSDGKFIARAQRIEFDCELIPRRVAIFIEKTKDGQVMPVPNVVVRDVACGCNHTLVLDSQKRVFSWGFGGYGRLGHTEQKDEMVPRLVKLFDFPGRGASQIYCGYQCSFAVSEMGGLFFWGVTNTSRESTMYPKSVQDLCGWKIRSLACGKSSIIIAADESTISWGPSPTFGELGYGDNKPKSSTTAQEVKTLDGIYVEQVVMGYSHTLGIARQETEAEREKLKKLPEYNPRML; encoded by the exons ATGCCACGTAAGAAGGTGACCGATGTGTCAGGGAACGGTGGAGtgaagaggaagagaggaggcGGAAGGAAGAAAGACAAGGACTTCAGCAGCGACGACGAGTTCTATGACTTTGAGCAGGAGAACACAAAGAAGGCAGGGAAGCCTGCCCCCAAGTGTGGACTGCAGCCCGTCACCGTGGCTGACGACGTCAAAGAGAAAATC AAACTGGAAGGGTCCAAGGTTAAAGGTCAGCTACTGGTTTTTGGAGCAACCAATTGGGACTTGATTGGACGCAAAGAAGTACCAAAGCAGCAAG TGGCGTACCGGAACCTGGGACAGAACCTGTGGGGGCCGCACCGCTATGGCTGCCTGAGCAGCGTGCAAGTGAGCTTTGTAGTGTCCGGGCCCTGTGCTGCCCACAGCCTGCTCATCACCGCCGAGGGAAAGCTCTGGAGCTGGG GTCGCAATGAGAAAGGGCAGCTGGGTCATGGAGACACCAAGCGCATAGAAGCTCCTAAGCTGGTGGAGGCCCTGGGTGAGGAGGTGATTGTGGCAGCAGCCTGTGGGCGCAACCATACCCTGGCACTGACAG AGAATGGTGCCGTCTACTCATTCGGAGAGAATAAGCTGGGTCAACTGGGTCATGGCAACCAGACTGATGCTGTTCCTACCCCTGCCACA ATCCAGTACAACGGGCAGCCGTTGGTGAAGGTGGCTTGTGGTGCTGAGTTCAGCATGGTCGTTGACTGCAAGGGCAACCTGTATTCGTTTGGCTGTCCAGAATATGGCCAGCTTG GACACAACTCGGATGGGAAATTCATTGCCCGAGCTCAGCGCATCGAATTTGACTGCGAGCTGATCCCACGCCGTGTGGCCATCTTCATTGAGAAGACGAAGGATGGGCAGGTGATGCCGGTGCCAAATGTAGTGGTGAGGGACGTTGCCTGTGGCTGCAACCACACG CTGGTGCTGGACTCCCAGAAGCGGGTCTTCTCCTGGGGCTTCGGTGGGTATGGCCGCTTGGGCCACACAGAGCAGAAGGATGAGATGGTGCCCCGCTTGGTCAAGCTTTTTGACTTTCCGGGACGCGGGGCGTCCCAGATCTACTGTGGCTACCAGTGCTCGTTCGCCGTCAGCGAGATGG GTGGTCTGTTTTTCTGGGGAGTGACTAATACGTCACGGGAGTCCACCATGTACCCCAAGTCGGTTCAGGACCTCTGCGGCTGGAAGATCCGGAGCCTGGCCTGCGG gaAAAGCAGCATCATCATTGCTGCTGATGAGAGCACCATTAGCTGGGGTCCGTCCCCGACCTTCGGTGAGCTG GGCTATGGTGACAACAAGCCTAAGTCATCCACCACTGCACAGGAGGTGAAGACCTTGGATGGGATTTATGTTGAGCAG GTAGTGATGGGATACTCTCACACGCTGGGCATCGCCAGGCAGGAGACAGAGGCAGAGCGGGAAAAGCTCAAGAAGCTGCCAGAGTACAACCCCCgcatgctctga